The DNA region GTATCCATGATCATGTTGACCCATAGAAGCTGAACAGCAGTGAGGGGAGCAACACCTGAAAATGCACGCAAATTCAACAGAAACAATATCAGCAACAATAtactaaacaaataattaacctgaatttctttttaaatcaatttattctACCCGTCAAACAGGCTGAAGAAAAGTTGACAATTAGGGCAACCACATTAACTGTCAGCTGAAACTGGACAAATTTTTGGATATTCACATATACAGAGCGTCCCCACTTGGCCACAGTAACAATTGTTGAGAAGTTATCATCTAGAATTATGACATCAGCACTCTCTTTAGCCACCTGAAAATAAGTGGTTAgtaaatattcataacaaacaAATGTAACATTAAGAATTTTCCAAATATACGTAGAATCATTTGACTGTCTTACAGTCTACAGATTATGCTAGTGTGAGAGAGGTAAAGTAGTAAACCATCAAGAATTTAAGTGATGGCTTGAAGGGCGAAATACAATATACAAGGCTTAAGTAGATATGGACATGTATGAATCACCAGACAAAAACTTCAAGCCTGAATAATACCAAGAAATGTAATGCTGTTGTTAAAACATTACCTGTATAGCTTCAGAAGTTTCTAAGAAAAAGTAACCAAAGGGATACTAGACCGTCTAATTTGTAAGGATTGCTGTGATGGAATGgacattaaatctaatacttcatAGCCATAAAGAGCTAAAAATAAGTGAACTTCAAGAATCACAGtgcataaaaagaaataaaaaaaataaaaggaagagagagagagagaaggatgTTGAGTTTTGGAAAATATCTTTACCATTTTAGTCCTGTTTTCCCTAAATACcttgaatttattattaaattcgaCTTTGCAAATTGATACTCCGTACTTGGCATAACTAGCCAGATAATAGAAAATGTTGAATTTCAAAACCCAactttatctttattttatgaGATGTTCATACTACAGCAGAATTTAAATGTCACCTCAGTTCCTGCAATGCCCATAGCGAGTCCAATATCTGCTTCATGGAGTGCAGGAGCGTCATTTGTACCATCTCCAGTCACTGCAACCACATCTTGAAATGTAGTACGCAAATGTTTTGCTAGTGTGTGCTTATCCATTGGTGAAGAACGAGCCATGACCTGCAGAAGCAGATCTATTAGGTTTCACAGAGCAAAATTATTTCTCCTTATACAGCTGCGGGAAAAAATCTCCGAGTGATCcatcaaaataaaatacaagaaCAGAAGAATATCAATGATGCAAAAGGTCAACATTAGATGAATATTGATTTGGGATGGAGGATAGGAAACACAgaagaaaattacaaaaataaacagATTTATACATGACTACCACTCATGTGGACCATTTAGAATTGGGAAGTTTCTATATATGTACTAGTAAGAAGCAAAATCAAATCAAAGATAAAAGCTGGTTGAATCACCTGCAGTTTTGGAATAATTTCAGCCAATTCCTCCTCACTCTTTGCTCGGAATTCTGGGCCTTCAATTGCAATTCCATCATCAGTCAAGATGCCACATTCTCTAGCAATCGCTTTGGCAGTGTTTATATTGTCTCCTGTGACCATCCTCACAGTAATCCCAGCCGACCTACAAATTGCAACAGACTCCTTGACACCAGGACGCACAGGATCTTTAATACCTACGATTCCTATACAAGTATATCCCTCAAAGGGAATAGTGTTATCAACAGAGAAGTCACTTCCTACGTCCTTATAAGCAAGGCAAATAGTTCGAAGAGCTTCACATGCAAATTTTTCAATTGAGCATTTCAGATGGTCAACTGATGCTGCATCTAAAGGAATAACCTCACCGTTAGGGCCTAAGGTGCTGTCACATGCTGCCAAAATTATTTCAGATGCACCTTTACAGTGTGCACGCAAGCCTCCATTAGGATGTTTTACAACTACACCCATTCGTTTCTTGATAGAATTAAATGGTTCAACTTTTATGATTTCTGATGCTTGGCGCACTGCCTGGAAATCTCCTCCAAGCAAAAGCCCAAATTCCAATAGAGCAGTTTCGGTGGGTGTTCCcaagatttcaattttttcatctttactTTTAACTATTTCACCTCCAGTGTTGTTAAATATGGACTCCAATAGTAAGTTAATTGCAGAATCGGGAACCTCAGAGCCAAATGTGCGAACGTCCACTGAACTATCTTTAATCTTCCCACACATGCAAGCTTTTACAACGGTCATGCGATTAGTAGTTAGTGTCCCTGTCTTGTCACTACATATAGTAGTGGCAGATCCCATTGTCTCACAAGCTGCCAAATGGCGGACAAGTGCTTTAtcattcatcatcttcttcatagcAAATGCAAGACTCAAAGTCACAGCCAAAGGAAGCCCTTCAGGAACAGCCACTACAACAATTGTAACTGCAATAGCAAAATATTCCAGCATTTCCAGAGCATCATCTCCATACCAGCTCCAGTGGGAGCCTTCTCTCAACTTGCGGATATATAAACCTTGCACCAAAACAGCAAATGTAATAACAGCAAAGAAGAGACCAATCTTGCCAATAATAGTTGCAACCCCATTCAGTTTAACCTGCAATGGGGTCTCATCGTCTCCTCCTTCACTAAGAGTAGCCATCAATTTACCCCATTGGGTTCTCATCCCGACAGTAGTAACAAGCATTTTGCAATATCCATCCCTGACTTTGGTTCCAGAAAGGAGAAAAGGATTTTCAGTTGTCACATTAACTGGTTCACTCTCTCCAGTTAAGCTTGATTCATCTATCAACAAGGAAAACCCTGAAACAAAGAGTCCATCAGCTGGGACTTGATCCCCAATGGCAAGATGAACAATATCACCAGGAAGTAAAtcataaattgaaattttttgcCTCAAGCCATTTCTAGTAACTTGAACTGTgatcttctttttctctttatctaAATCCTTAAACTGTAAAGACTGTTTATAATCACTCGTAGCAGTGACAAATACCACAAGCAGGATACTAGCAACAATCCCAAGTCCATCATGAGCACCCTTTGGCCATCCTTCGGTCAATATACCAACAACTAAAGACACAAAAGCACATACAGCAAGTATCATCAGTGTCGTATCTTGAAGGGCTTCCCATACAAATATCCAAAATCCCCTGGCTGGGCTCTCAGTAAACCTATTAATTCCATATATATCTTTTCTTCTGCTAAGAGAATCCTCAGAAGTAGAAATCCCATTTGCAGCTGATGTCGAGAGCTTGTCCGCAAGGCCCTCAACCCCACCATGAACTTTCAGCTTCTTCAAATTATGACCCTCAACAATAGAACCCAACTCATCACCACATATCTGAAAGCCGGCAGCCTTGACGTCCTCAGGGACAGAGTAACTTGCTGCACCTGGAAGTAGTTTGTTGAATATTAACCTAATGTCCTAATGAAACTACAGTACTAATTCTACTGAAAACTTCAGTTCCAAAATGAAGCATACCTTGAATAAAGCTAAGTGCAGCTTGGGAAACCAGAACAGCAATTCTTAGTTTCTCCTATAATACGAAATACTCAATTAGGTATATGTTTGATAGATTTCATACACAAAACGTCGATCATAACCTAGACATCAACAACATAGGTAACTACGATATCTAATTAATCTACAGACTCTTATGGATCCACTTCATTCCAAACAGATCTTTAACTTCCCATTTTGTAGCaatgaaattaaagaacaaaCTACGTAATGTACTCCCCTGCATTTATACAAACCAGACAAAACAATAATAACGAGAAGGGAAAAGTCAACAGAAAAGAGATTCTAGTAAGCGCAACGCATTTGACTAGGTGAGAGTGAGTGAAACCTGATTGGAGCGCTGAATAGCGCGAGCTTCGAAGCGCTTGGACAGATTAGCGGTGAATCGAAACCTCCGCTTGCGATTCTTGACGAGCCAGCAGAGCTTCCTCCATCGCTCCAAAGCTTCCTCCGATGAGTTCTTCGCCTTCACCTCCCCGTAATTTTCCTTAATATACTCCTCCATAACAGATCAACTACGCAACACTACTACTACTCCTGCTTCTTCTGCTGAGAATTTAAGAAACCTCAGCTGGAGCTCTGCTCCGCCGCCTGTTATACCTAAACCACTAAAACTGCCTGCTATCTTCCAAAAGCTGTTGACGAATATGGAgatttactttactttacttCAATCTTCGCAGTGAAGTCGAAGATAAAAAGtttattctattctattcttttcttcttttttctttttctgtttttttttttaaataaatatgttaTGTTCGTCAATCGTGACTGACACTTCCACAAAGTTGATGCTCGTTTCAATCAAATCAgataattataaacaattacGCCTATAAAaaggtgttttaattttttaaaatgaaaatatgataattatagaACTGTAGTAATTTTCTGCCATTTCTGTATTGTCCAGACACCCTTAAGTTTCGGCGTCATTTGCAGCAATTCCGATCATGTTGGTGCACTGTAAGAGATCAGAGATGGACCATTGAGATTCGAGTATTATTAACaatttactaaaaataaatactccgtatatagtCAATTGGGGAGAAACGGTCTCATGAATttgattcaaaaaataattaattcaaattttgattttacatttataaatgttagttaattttttttttaataaaattaatgcagTATGAaactgtttataactactttctcgaTCTATTGAAACACCTCTTATATTTTATATGAGAACGTAATTTGGTCCCACTCGACCacaaaatctttattttttgtttttttgtttttttttttttgaaaacttattttttgtttgtttgttttccttAAAACATGGATCCATTTGGAAGGCGTGGAGGGTAGGGTGTAGGATTCCACGCGGGGCACGTGTAGGACAGCTTGGACGGCATCTTGCAGTGGCCCAGTTCCCGTTCACAATAATAACCTTTTTTAACGACAAAATTCTACTTTAATTTGCGTATTCATGGTGGAGTAATGGGGGATTCATTAGTTTTTTCAACAGCTTAGTTGCTATTTGCTAATAA from Ipomoea triloba cultivar NCNSP0323 chromosome 6, ASM357664v1 includes:
- the LOC116022181 gene encoding calcium-transporting ATPase 1; translation: MEEYIKENYGEVKAKNSSEEALERWRKLCWLVKNRKRRFRFTANLSKRFEARAIQRSNQEKLRIAVLVSQAALSFIQGAASYSVPEDVKAAGFQICGDELGSIVEGHNLKKLKVHGGVEGLADKLSTSAANGISTSEDSLSRRKDIYGINRFTESPARGFWIFVWEALQDTTLMILAVCAFVSLVVGILTEGWPKGAHDGLGIVASILLVVFVTATSDYKQSLQFKDLDKEKKKITVQVTRNGLRQKISIYDLLPGDIVHLAIGDQVPADGLFVSGFSLLIDESSLTGESEPVNVTTENPFLLSGTKVRDGYCKMLVTTVGMRTQWGKLMATLSEGGDDETPLQVKLNGVATIIGKIGLFFAVITFAVLVQGLYIRKLREGSHWSWYGDDALEMLEYFAIAVTIVVVAVPEGLPLAVTLSLAFAMKKMMNDKALVRHLAACETMGSATTICSDKTGTLTTNRMTVVKACMCGKIKDSSVDVRTFGSEVPDSAINLLLESIFNNTGGEIVKSKDEKIEILGTPTETALLEFGLLLGGDFQAVRQASEIIKVEPFNSIKKRMGVVVKHPNGGLRAHCKGASEIILAACDSTLGPNGEVIPLDAASVDHLKCSIEKFACEALRTICLAYKDVGSDFSVDNTIPFEGYTCIGIVGIKDPVRPGVKESVAICRSAGITVRMVTGDNINTAKAIARECGILTDDGIAIEGPEFRAKSEEELAEIIPKLQVMARSSPMDKHTLAKHLRTTFQDVVAVTGDGTNDAPALHEADIGLAMGIAGTEVAKESADVIILDDNFSTIVTVAKWGRSVYVNIQKFVQFQLTVNVVALIVNFSSACLTGVAPLTAVQLLWVNMIMDTLGALALATEPPTDDLMKCPPVGRKGNFITNAMWRNIFGQSLYQFVIIWYLQSSGKAAFHLDGPDSDLVLNTLIFNVFVFCQVFNEISSRDMEKINVFHGILNNYVFVGVISCTVLFQIIIVEFLGTFANTIPLTKQQWFASVAIGFLSMPVAAAIKMIPVGSL